A region of Candidatus Hydrogenedentota bacterium DNA encodes the following proteins:
- a CDS encoding phosphoribosylaminoimidazolesuccinocarboxamide synthase, which yields MTAAVVCETSLADRGPDTRGKVRDIYDLGDRLLLVATDRISAFDWVNPVGIPDKGRILTQISLYWFEQMANLCRNHLISADIADFPEPFQEQAEIFAGRSLLVHKCEMLPIECVVRGYLAGSGLKEYKESGTVCGIPLPAGLVEADKLDEPIYTPATKESDGHDINISPEEAGRIIGETLNEQAAALAIAIYKRGHDLAAEKGIILCDTKFEFGLLDGELVLADEVLTPDSSRFWPAQSYEAGKAQPSYDKQFVRDYLEAICWDKNSPQPPLPAEIVEKTRAKYMEAYQQLTGRVAL from the coding sequence TCGAGGCCCTGACACCCGTGGCAAAGTTCGAGATATTTATGATTTGGGTGACCGTTTGCTCTTGGTTGCCACCGATCGTATCTCCGCCTTCGACTGGGTAAACCCGGTGGGCATCCCAGACAAAGGGCGCATCCTCACACAAATTTCCCTGTACTGGTTTGAACAAATGGCGAACTTATGCAGAAACCACCTTATCTCTGCTGATATTGCCGATTTTCCGGAGCCTTTTCAAGAACAGGCAGAAATCTTCGCGGGCCGCTCGTTGCTCGTTCATAAATGCGAGATGCTGCCTATCGAATGTGTAGTGCGCGGCTATCTTGCCGGCAGCGGACTCAAAGAATACAAAGAATCCGGCACAGTTTGCGGTATCCCTTTGCCTGCAGGACTCGTGGAAGCGGACAAACTCGACGAGCCTATCTATACCCCTGCTACCAAAGAAAGCGACGGACACGACATCAATATCAGCCCTGAAGAAGCAGGTCGAATCATCGGCGAAACACTGAACGAACAAGCTGCTGCTTTGGCTATTGCCATTTATAAACGGGGACATGACCTTGCCGCAGAAAAAGGAATCATCCTCTGCGACACCAAGTTTGAATTTGGTCTCCTTGATGGCGAACTCGTTTTGGCGGATGAAGTGTTGACCCCTGATTCCTCGCGGTTTTGGCCTGCCCAAAGCTATGAAGCAGGAAAAGCGCAGCCCAGTTACGATAAACAATTTGTGCGCGATTATTTGGAAGCCATCTGTTGGGATAAGAATTCGCCTCAGCCTCCGCTTCCCGCTGAAATCGTTGAAAAAACGCGGGCGAAGTATATGGAAGCTTACCAACAGCTCACAGGCAGAGTGGCGCTCTGA